From the Bacteroidia bacterium genome, one window contains:
- a CDS encoding ABC transporter substrate-binding protein: MIFPQNLRLPLSGSKFRLLVLMLLTFTFSSCFLFEKTERADKPAEEDPTAKDDPDVREVTPDNVIDTLDLLYPRVMKNKYSIAMLLPLHLDWQEREVGRNNAISRIASEYYWGALLALDTLKACGIDFDLHVHDTKDDTLEIVKLLRQMSGKETDLIIGPMIRNHVKMVYEFSALKRIPFVSPFYDVADSGSTNHYFLLSVPQQEDYGRVLGNYLNKTLFGQKLYIVREPLLDQKAIADKLRQHLDTAIANNIVEKSGSISNIKFSNEDFEEDMIIFVPTDDELFVNSLFNKIAGRGNKITVVGLNNWLSFQTFDPRVWSYGNVHILTSFYVDYEDKNVVDFVLKYREQYKQEPRDFAFRGYDDMLLYASRLVQDGKYFQRYIDGQTFPLLHSKYQMEKDSATGGYYNHYLHLLKYEDDELTRVKF, encoded by the coding sequence ATGATATTTCCTCAAAACCTCCGGCTACCATTGAGTGGGAGTAAGTTCCGGCTTTTAGTACTGATGCTGCTGACGTTCACGTTTTCCTCATGTTTTCTTTTTGAGAAAACGGAGAGGGCGGACAAACCGGCAGAAGAAGACCCTACGGCTAAAGATGATCCTGATGTGCGCGAGGTGACTCCTGACAATGTGATAGATACGCTTGACCTGCTCTATCCGCGCGTGATGAAAAACAAATACAGCATTGCGATGCTGCTGCCCCTTCATCTGGACTGGCAGGAACGCGAGGTGGGCCGCAATAACGCCATTTCCAGAATTGCCAGCGAATATTATTGGGGCGCACTCCTGGCGCTGGACACGCTGAAGGCCTGCGGGATAGATTTCGATTTGCACGTACATGATACTAAAGATGATACGCTCGAAATAGTCAAACTGCTCAGGCAAATGTCAGGTAAGGAAACTGATCTGATCATCGGTCCTATGATCAGGAACCATGTAAAAATGGTCTATGAATTTTCGGCTCTGAAGCGCATCCCGTTTGTCTCGCCTTTTTATGATGTGGCAGACAGCGGCAGTACAAATCACTACTTTCTCCTTTCCGTACCGCAACAGGAGGATTATGGACGGGTGCTGGGGAATTATCTCAATAAGACCCTTTTTGGACAGAAGCTCTATATTGTCAGGGAACCGCTGCTGGATCAAAAAGCCATTGCGGATAAATTGCGGCAGCATCTTGATACGGCCATCGCCAACAACATCGTGGAGAAAAGCGGCAGCATCAGCAACATCAAGTTTAGCAATGAAGATTTTGAAGAGGATATGATCATTTTCGTACCTACCGATGATGAGCTTTTTGTAAATTCTTTGTTTAATAAAATTGCAGGCCGTGGAAATAAAATAACTGTTGTTGGCCTTAATAACTGGCTCAGCTTTCAGACTTTTGACCCGAGGGTATGGAGCTACGGAAACGTGCATATTCTCACCTCATTTTATGTGGATTATGAGGATAAGAATGTCGTGGATTTTGTATTGAAATACCGGGAGCAATACAAGCAGGAACCACGGGATTTTGCTTTTCGGGGATATGACGATATGCTGCTCTACGCTTCACGGCTGGTGCAGGATGGAAAGTATTTTCAGCGCTATATTGATGGCCAAACTTTTCCGCTTCTGCACAGCAAATATCAAATGGAAAAGGATTCAGCAACAGGTGGATATTATAATCATTACCTGCATCTCCTTAAGTACGAGGACGATGAACTCACCAGAGTGAAGTTTTAA
- the guaA gene encoding glutamine-hydrolyzing GMP synthase: MEPETHNPKPGTSNPEPVTQNPERILIVDFGSQYTQLIARKVRELNVYCEIYPFNHLPEWGAEVKGIILSGSPASVKDPQSPRVDLQKVLGGTPVLGVCYGAQLIAINEGGEVEASNIREYGRANLQYADPDSKLMKDIPQHSQVWMSHGDTILKVPENYEIIASTETVQVAAFHSTDKPIYGLQFHPEVYHSTDGLLLLRNFLVDICGCSQDWTPAHFVDATVQEIRDAVGDEGKVVMGLSGGVDSTVAASLIDRAIGDRLFCIFVDNGLLRKDEFEEVLHSYRDMGLNIKGVDAKQEFYDALAGISDPEEKRKAIGRTFIEVFDREAHRIQDVKWLGQGTIYPDVIESVSVKGPSATIKSHHNVGGLPEKMHLKTLEPLNTLFKDEVRRVGKELEIPQNILNRHPFPGPGLAIRILGDITAEKVKVLQEADHIFISGLKREGFYDEVWQAGTILLPVRSVGVMGDERTYENVVCLRAVYSTDGMTADWAHLPHDFLSKISNQIINKIKGINRVVYDISSKPPATIEWE, encoded by the coding sequence ATGGAACCAGAAACACACAACCCAAAACCCGGAACATCGAACCCGGAACCCGTAACCCAGAACCCAGAACGAATTCTGATAGTCGACTTCGGATCACAATACACCCAGCTCATTGCACGCAAAGTCCGGGAGCTGAATGTCTATTGCGAGATCTACCCCTTCAATCACCTGCCTGAGTGGGGCGCGGAAGTTAAAGGCATCATCCTCAGTGGCAGCCCCGCTTCTGTGAAGGACCCGCAATCACCACGTGTGGATTTGCAAAAAGTGCTGGGCGGGACTCCAGTACTTGGTGTGTGCTACGGAGCACAGCTTATTGCAATAAATGAGGGCGGGGAAGTAGAGGCCAGCAACATCCGTGAATATGGCCGCGCCAACCTGCAATATGCTGATCCCGATTCCAAGCTGATGAAAGACATTCCGCAGCACTCGCAAGTGTGGATGAGCCACGGGGACACAATCCTTAAGGTGCCGGAAAACTATGAGATTATCGCCAGCACGGAGACGGTTCAGGTCGCAGCATTTCACTCCACTGACAAGCCAATATACGGGCTGCAGTTCCATCCTGAAGTTTATCATTCCACTGACGGGCTGCTTCTGCTCAGGAATTTCCTTGTGGACATCTGCGGGTGCAGCCAGGACTGGACACCAGCCCACTTTGTGGATGCCACAGTGCAGGAGATCAGGGACGCGGTGGGCGATGAGGGCAAAGTAGTGATGGGCCTCTCAGGCGGGGTAGACAGCACCGTAGCCGCCAGCCTGATAGACCGCGCCATTGGCGACCGCCTCTTCTGCATTTTCGTGGACAATGGCCTGCTGCGCAAAGATGAATTTGAGGAAGTGCTGCACAGCTACCGGGATATGGGACTGAACATCAAAGGCGTGGATGCAAAGCAGGAATTTTATGATGCGCTGGCTGGAATCTCTGATCCTGAGGAAAAGCGCAAAGCCATAGGCCGCACCTTCATCGAGGTGTTCGACCGTGAGGCCCATCGGATACAGGACGTGAAATGGCTTGGGCAGGGCACCATCTATCCTGATGTGATTGAGTCGGTGAGCGTGAAAGGGCCTTCGGCTACAATTAAGAGCCACCACAATGTAGGCGGGCTGCCGGAAAAAATGCATTTGAAAACATTAGAGCCCCTCAATACGCTTTTCAAGGACGAAGTGCGCAGGGTAGGGAAGGAGCTTGAAATTCCGCAGAATATTCTGAACCGGCACCCATTTCCGGGACCAGGGCTGGCCATTCGTATTTTGGGCGATATTACTGCCGAAAAGGTGAAGGTGCTTCAGGAAGCCGACCATATTTTTATCAGTGGATTAAAGCGTGAAGGATTTTATGATGAAGTATGGCAGGCGGGGACAATTCTGCTTCCCGTGCGGTCAGTAGGCGTGATGGGCGATGAGCGTACTTACGAAAATGTAGTTTGCCTGCGGGCCGTATATTCGACTGATGGAATGACGGCTGACTGGGCTCATTTGCCGCATGATTTTTTGAGCAAAATTTCCAATCAGATCATTAATAAGATAAAAGGTATAAACAGGGTAGTATATGATATTTCCTCAAAACCTCCGGCTACCATTGAGTGGGAGTAA
- a CDS encoding four helix bundle protein, with protein sequence MSLDKLTRFEDFRIWQQARNIAKIIYEFTKREAWFRDYRFQGQARASAGSIMDNFAEGFERGGNKEFSNFLSISKASAGELKSQLYRALDQNYISKEEFESTYELLDQCIRQIGKLISYLNQSSFKGSKFNNRVSDPEVLYAKEIMKFPNEFLIAPHDESV encoded by the coding sequence GCCCGGAACATAGCAAAGATTATTTATGAATTTACCAAGCGTGAAGCATGGTTTCGGGATTATAGGTTTCAAGGACAGGCGAGGGCATCAGCAGGTTCCATCATGGATAATTTTGCCGAGGGATTTGAACGTGGAGGAAATAAGGAATTTTCCAACTTCCTAAGTATTTCAAAGGCTTCTGCCGGAGAATTGAAATCACAACTGTACCGGGCCTTAGATCAAAACTATATTTCTAAAGAGGAATTCGAAAGCACCTATGAACTCCTCGATCAGTGCATCAGGCAAATAGGAAAACTTATTAGTTACTTGAATCAGTCTTCTTTTAAAGGTTCAAAATTTAACAATCGTGTTTCAGATCCAGAAGTCCTGTATGCTAAAGAAATAATGAAATTCCCCAACGAATTTCTCATTGCACCCCACGATGAATCTGTTTGA